AGAACGGCATTGTCTGGTCGAGGGGCCTCTGTCTAATCTTCAGGAATCCCTGATCCAGTTTAGCCGGCCTAAACAGGCATATAGAGGGCCCCAGCGATTCCAGATGGCGTATAACCACGCCTCTAGTGTGACCAGTGGAATGATGAATGGAAAAAATGGGCACCGCAACGACTTCCACGACACCGGATCCGTGGTAGGCTATATTCCTGATGATGTCTCCTCTGTCCATTCTTCTGCTCTTGGCGGTGTCGGTATTCCTTCAGGATATCCTCCTATGTTCCAGAACTTCGCAGACTCTTGGCCTGCCCTCCCAGGAAACCGTCGGGCCAATGGTAACAGAGGAAAGGGGGCGCCTAGCATTGCTGGCGAATCCATTGCAGCGACAGAATCTGACGTTACTGCAAGCATCATTGATGGCAAGAGTGTTGATCAGGGCGGCGTGAGTCTCGCTGGACTTAGTATCCACGATATGAGCAAACAGCCCAGTCTCAGTCAGTCCGACCGGCTGAAACGCTATGTCGAATCCGGTGGTCGCGAGCCTTACAAGCCTGGTGTTGCTGATAATAACAGCATCTTTGGTGGAAGCTCTGCCAGCATTCGTGTGACTCGTGGTGTACCAGGCCACATCattgatgacgacgacaCACGCAGCGTTTCTACTGCGTTTGCGAGCCAGGTAGGGGGAAACTACGATTGATTGCGGTAACGTTGCGTTGTACGCTGGTCTGGGTGGCACCAGAACCTTGCAGCTCTCGCAAAGCCCTGGATACGACTGTTCGCAGCACTGTTGGGCCACTAAAACATCTTTCGGTAACCTGAGAGGAGGCTCGAGTTGTTGACCGTCTTTTTGGGCATGAAACACCCGCACCTTCAGGGTAGCATCAATGGATACATGTCTCAGCCATACGGTGGAAGATGGAAAATACTCCTCGAACCTCGAATTTCACTTCCACGATACACATATCTATATCAGGATATCACGGTTACCTTTCCAGAGGTCCAAAGCAATGACAGTACCATTTGTGGGGGTGACCATGTCTAGTCTAATTGGCAGGTTTATGGTCCTCCATGAAGTAACGCGAGAGTGGTAGTGGTCTGGCATGCACATGACACCTGTTGATCGATCATTAGCTGTCAAGGGCTGTGTCATTTGAGGACTAATGGAGTGTCCATAGATTCGTTCGGCTTGTAGGCGACTTCTCAGGCTACAGGAAAGCTCAACATTTTCACACGCTGATGGCGAGAGAGCTCATCTGAAGATGCTATggataatattttttttcttcttcttttcccgtCTGAACTTCTGTTATTTCAATTTTTTGACTTTTAGGTAACTCTTCTGCATTACTTGTGGCACTATTATTGTGATACTGTCCTCCTACATCTTTGGAGAGAACGCAATTTCTTTGCCCTTCATATTTGTACACGCCACTTGATCTTTGTCGGCTGGAGGACCTATCCTATCACTCGCTGCAAACTACACTGCTAAGCCCTAGCTAACGAAATATGAATATTGCCGCTCGTTTATAAGCTATTTCCGCACTAATACCTCAGAGAACAACACGTCCTCGGTGGCCGACTTTGCCCCCTTTTCCGCTCACTGTGGGTGGGCCTAAATGCCTTGCCATGGGTCCGTAGAACAGAACTGAGCTGGTTATCTTGTGGCTGTAAATGACTAGGTTGAACCGCCCTGCATCGTAAATGTAGGCATCTACGGTTTTTCATCTTGGCGCTTTTTAACCGAAGATCAGGATCTATTAACCTCTTATGTAGTCTCCTAGATAgcagctgaagaagcaaACCTACCCACCAACTCAGCCACTGCGTAAACGAACAGCGATTGATTCATGATCGTCCTTCAGTCGGTTACATTGGTCCCGCTGGATCGACAGTAGCTGAGAGTGACAGGATTGGCTCATGCAGCTCGGGCTGTCGCGGCCGAATCTGATATTGCAAAGCTGCGCCACTGGGGGATCGACCACCCTTATTCATCCTTAAGGGCTGTACTAGGATCGGAGGTACATGCATGATTCTAATATTATCAATCATAATGATGATGCCTGTTCTTGTCTATATACCAGATtatgtttattttttatttttggcgTTTGAGGTGATGCTTAGCTTGCATTGTTCTGGGGCTGACGGTACGTGGACAATTGTGCTCACGGTACAGTAGTTGTGCTGATGGTGCAgataattaaagataaagTCAAAAGaataaagctaaataattatagtaatactaatgtaaagaaataaaataaaataacataaaataaattatGAGACAGAGTGGGTGCGAGGGAGACGTCAAATTGCGGTGTCCAGTGTCGGATACTTCTAGCGTCAAAAAGTGGACACTATTTCGTAGACAACATAACACCAGGCGGAGTCTATCTATACAGAGAGCACATTCCACATGTCGAATTAACTTTGGGTTTACTTCTCACTCTTGCTTCACATGGacaatagtagtagtagtatagGTGAGACTTAACCTGGTTCTGAAACATCTAACCATGTTCTAATTGCTTTCGCCTTGGTTCGCCTTCGCCTTCGCCTGAGAATCCAATCATAGTTCAGCCATTAACCAGCGCGGACTGTCCGCCCGATGCAGGCGGTTCTCAACAGTTTCCGTAGATTGGGCAAGAAGTGTTGGCAATGTATCCATTGGGTACCTTAGGTACCGATCCATGAGGTCATGTTTGCTCGGTCGACCCGACGTGGCCTGGTAGACGGTGTCAACTTAATCCGGCAATTTACGAGTAACCTGCAGCAGGATCTATCCCTCAAGCGGCATACGGTCGTTTCGTTGGATAGTcgactactagtagtatggGCATCTACCAGTACGAATCATGATTGATCGGCACCTGGCGATGGCGGTGTGGCTGAGAAGCTCCTTTCCCAGCCACGTGCCATGCTTCTCATTGGCAGGCAACGGTGAGGCCGCGATCCCGGTGTGGCGGATGCCAAAACCCAGATGGAAAAAAAGGCACCTTGCAATGTTCTTCAGCTTTGAACCTATTTCTCCTACCTTATGATTCATGTCATTTTTCAGTTCTTCGTCACCCAGGTTGTATTTGGTTGCCTGACATATCAACCTTGCAAATGAGTCATTAATCGAAGCCTAAAGATTCGATACCTACCTACTATTACTACACATAGATCTTTGCGCAGTTGCCGCTTCCTGTGATTCAGCGCCTACAAATACACCGCGTCTCTGTCGGTTACATCGGACCACGTGTGCAGGGTACCCTCTGGTCGAAGTTATTTATGATTTTTTTCCTTGAAAAGTATATTATGATTAATTGTCTTCCTTGACCGTGTTTCTCAGCATTACTACTACGATTACCCACCTCGGCATAGCCCTTGAATTGAGTGGCGTTGCTGCCAAGACGGCTTAGTCATTAGTGGAACTGGATGCCTTGTTGTTACCTGAAAAATTCGGCACCCCCCGTTTTCCTGAGGAACCTACACCCTTCAGTGTGCCACTGAGAAGATCGACGACATCAACgactctttttttttatagtgCACTCGTCTTTTAGCTCGTGCTCTTCACGACTTTCCAACCTTTGAAACCAGGTACCATCTACGAGCGTTCCGTTCACAGCTCGTCATTCATCTATCCTAACAACCCGCCTCATCTCAATTGACGGCGGGGTCCGCTACGATATGGGAGACGGTTCTGATTATCCCAGCCCACGAAGCGAAGGTCCCGGCGGGCCTGCAACTGTCCTTGTCACTGCTGCTCAAGAACCCCTTCCTCCAGCACCAAAAATGACAGACCAACTGTCTCCGAGTTTCATGGAAGGAACTCGTCCGCGACTGTCGGTGAGACGGGCGCGAGATCCACCCAAGAACGCTGCAGGCCAGATTTATTGCGACCATCCTGAGTGTCAGCACGCGCCTCCGACGTTCCGCCGCCCATGCGAATGGAAGTAAGTACTTTCTCCATGCACTCCTTTGATTGCCGATAAAGCTAACCATGGCATCATCAATAGCAAGCATATGGACAAACACGACCGCCCTTACAAGTGCTTAGAACCTGGATGTGACAAGATCCAGGGATTCACGTACTCGGGTGGCCTTTTGAGACACCAGCGCGAAGTGCATAAGAAAAACATCAACGCCAAGAAACCTTTGATGTGCCCATATGCCGATTGCAATCGCAGCACAGGCAATGGATTTACGCGTCAAGAGAACCTAAAGGAGCATCTTCGACGCCGTCATATGCATACCGATAATGGACACGCGTCCGAACTACCTATTGTGCCAGTGCCTGAACTGGATGGCACCGCGGCCCTGCCAGTCACTTCGCCTGTCAAGCGGAAACGTGACTCGATCGATTCGGTCGAAATTcctgatgaagaagaaaacggcGTTGACTTGCGAAATGAAATCAAGAGGCTGCGACGCGAAGCCCAAATGAAAGATCGACGGCTGGAGGAGTTGGAAAGAATTGTTGCGGACTTGCAGCAGAGAATCCCGCAGACTGCAGTCTCGCAGGGATAGGTGGGTTCGGACTGTGGTCTCATGAGAAATATCAATCTTCAATGCATGTAGCTCTTTCACGAGCTGacatgtctttcttttttctttttcatttggCTTTGCTTTTACCCCTTTGTTACTTTTGCTTTGCATTCCACGGGCGTTTTCACATGCAGAGTGCGGGCCTTTGGGTTTGCGTTCAATGCTTACAACATCAGTGGGTGGTTTATATGGATCGATCTACATCTCAGAACGCGTGGTTTACAACAGGCAGCTCTGAAGAATCTGGCGTTTGCTCGTGGTTGATAATACGGACCCGGCGGTGTTATTATGGTTGTCTCCCTTTCTATTCCCTGAAATATACCCAGGCGTTTTC
The sequence above is a segment of the Aspergillus flavus chromosome 4, complete sequence genome. Coding sequences within it:
- a CDS encoding putative C2H2 transcription factor (unnamed protein product) produces the protein MGDGSDYPSPRSEGPGGPATVLVTAAQEPLPPAPKMTDQLSPSFMEGTRPRLSVRRARDPPKNAAGQIYCDHPECQHAPPTFRRPCEWNKHMDKHDRPYKCLEPGCDKIQGFTYSGGLLRHQREVHKKNINAKKPLMCPYADCNRSTGNGFTRQENLKEHLRRRHMHTDNGHASELPIVPVPELDGTAALPVTSPVKRKRDSIDSVEIPDEEENGVDLRNEIKRLRREAQMKDRRLEELERIVADLQQRIPQTAVSQG